From Medicago truncatula cultivar Jemalong A17 chromosome 7, MtrunA17r5.0-ANR, whole genome shotgun sequence, a single genomic window includes:
- the LOC11415353 gene encoding uncharacterized protein, which translates to MDNWRKNQGISNHHQVGHWKSSSSYKGKPPLDNRFPTVPLWEKKFCESVGSVPWRKVIEGKKYMYLHPNVVNWDDSAVKEAFDNAKNRFWAEINEFPCDIPLPDPDTHIDDVDWNASVDPELYQDVEREAEARRNMEEKGEAAVILGSSLLLNQSFSGPGWGPTGWGDEEEKEVTKPSEPNYAAQGWESNQHENNETNSWEQYRAPVVEHSKEYGWRNGQNDYHGWNQTEQYGADLHNKYQGRNGGHGNWGAWDGYNRKRENMSWSNNPGHYHGTNEYQMNRGRRRSGGRGGGRGGGRRGNFSYVEKVATPGAW; encoded by the exons ATGGATAATTGGAGAAAAAACCAAGGGATCAGTAATCATCATCAAGTGGGTCACTGGAAATCCTCCTCGTCCTATAAAGGAAAGCCACCTTTGG ATAATAGGTTTCCAACAGTGCCTTTGTGGGAAAAGAAGTTTTGTGAATCGGTTGGCTCAGTTCCATGGCGAAAGGTAATAGAAGGCAAGAAGTATATGTATCTGCATCCCAATGTGGTAAACtgggacgactctgctgtcaaAGAGGCATTTGACAATGCAAAAAACAGATTTTGGGCTGAGATCAACGAATTTCCCTGCGACATACCATTGCCTGATCCCGACACTCACATTGATGATGTAGATTGGAATGCAAGTGTGGACCCTGAACTTTATCAGGATGTGGAAAGAGAAGCAGAGGCCCGCCGTAACATGGAAGAAAAAGGCGAGGCAGCTGTGATTCTTGGTAGTTCTCTTCTCTTGAATCAGTCCTTTTCCGGTCCTGGATGGGGACCTACTGGATGGGGGgacgaagaagaaaaagaagtaacAAAGCCTTCTGAACCGAATTATGCTGCTCAGGGATGGGAATCGAACCaacatgaaaataatgaaacaaaCTCTTGGGAACAGTATCGTGCTCCTGTTGTTGAACATTCAAAAGAATATGGTTGGCGAAATGGCCAAAATGATTATCATGGATGGAATCAGACGGAGCAATATGGTGCTGACTTGCATAACAAGTATCAAGGAAGAAATGGCGGGCATGGAAATTGGGGAGCATGGGATGGATATAAcagaaagagagaaaacatgTCGTGGTCTAATAACCCCGGACATTATCATGGTACTAATGAATATCAGATGaatagaggaagaagaagaagcggAGGAAGAGGCggaggaagaggaggaggaagGAGGGGAAATTTTTCTTATGTGGAAAAGGTAGCTACTCCTGGTGCATGGTAA
- the LOC25499011 gene encoding uncharacterized protein, with protein MSLHPNVVNWDDSAVKEAFNNAKNRFWAEINGLPCDIPLPDPNIYLDDVDWNATIDPELYLDVEREAVARRNIEEKGEEAVILSSSFLLSHSFSGPGWGDEEEKEEVRKPSEPNYAGQGWESNQHENNETNSWEQYLPPIDEHAKQYGWQNSHNDSQRWIQREHYGGDLHNKYQQGRNGGSGNWGTWDGYSRRRENNMSWSKSPENHYGNNEYQMNRGRGRG; from the coding sequence ATGTCTCTACATCCCAATGTGGTAAACTGGGATGACTCTGCTGTAAAAGAGGCATTCAACAATGCAAAAAACAGGTTTTGGGCTGAGATCAACGGCCTTCCCTGTGACATACCATTGCCTGATCCTAACATATACCTCGATGATGTAGATTGGAATGCAACTATTGATCCTGAACTATATCTGGATGTGGAAAGAGAAGCAGTAGCCCGCCGCAACATAGAAGAAAAAGGCGAGGAGGCCGTGATTCTCAGTAGCTCTTTTCTCTTGAGTCATTCCTTTTCAGGTCCAGGATGGGGGgacgaagaagaaaaagaagaagttagAAAGCCTTCTGAGCCAAATTATGCTGGTCAGGGATGGGaatcaaatcaacatgaaaataatgaaacaaaCTCTTGGGAACAATATCTTCCTCCAATTGATGAACATGCAAAACAATATGGTTGGCAAAATAGTCACAATGATTCTCAGAGGTGGATTCAGAGGGAGCACTATGGTGGTGACTTGCATAACAAGTACCAACAAGGAAGAAATGGTGGGAGTGGGAATTGGGGAACATGGGATGGATATAGCAGAAGGAGAGAAAACAACATGTCATGGTCTAAGAGCCCTGAAAATCATTATGGCAATAATGAGTATCAGATGAatagaggaagaggaagagga
- the LOC11417409 gene encoding glycosyltransferase-like At2g41451 has protein sequence MAGANKHPPTSSSTSRLLLLLTILPLTLAAFAFLLQWRGGVTDPVTRWSPDQNLFPGMSTSDHIQQRSQPRSRSDCSSLFGNSHSPSFPYFRDWTLDFSSDLSPKICITTSTSAGLEQTLPWIYYHKVMGVSSFLLFVEGKAASPNVSRVLETIPGVKVIYRTRELEEQQAKSRIWNETWLSSFFYKPCNYELFVKQSLNMEMAIVMARDSGMDWIIHLDTDELIHPAGTQEYSMRQLLSDVPGNVDMVIFPNYESSVERDDITEPFSEVSMFKKNYDHLPKDVYFGNYKDATRGNPNYFLTYGNGKSAARIQDHLRPNGAHRWHNYMKTPNEIKLEEAAVLHYTYTKFSDLTSRRDRCGCKPTKDDVKRCFMLDFDRAAFIIASTATEEEMLQWYRERIVWTDKTLNMKLMRKGILTRIYAPMAIIQSLRETGVFNSVIAKAAQTTISKDNFLKSVDSSNATRNARSEMLSSRKIDAGGASQAIARRILEVIDDSIPSAIPPLSPPYHDDADADTDFLTS, from the exons ATGGCAGGTGCAAACAAACATCCCCCCACCTCTTCCTCCACCTCCCGTCTCCTCCTTCTCCTAACCATCCTCCCCCTCACCCTCGCCGCCTTCGCTTTCCTCCTCCAATGGCGCGGCGGCGTCACCGACCCCGTCACCCGTTGGTCACCCGATCAAAACCTCTTCCCCGGTATGTCAACCTCCGATCACATTCAACAACGATCACAACCTCGTTCACGTTCCGATTGCTCAAGTCTCTTCGGCAATTCTCATTCCCCTTCTTTTCCTTACTTTCGTGATTGGACTCTTGATTTCTCCTCCGATCTCTCCCCTAAG ATATGTATAACGACGAGTACTTCTGCGGGTTTGGAGCAGACACTGCCATGGATTTATTATCATAAGGTTATGGGAGTTTCaagttttttactttttgttgaagggaaagctgCTTCACCTAATGTATCTAGAGTTTTAGAAACCATTCCG GGGGTTAAAGTTATATATAGAACAAGAGAATTAGAGGAGCAACAAGCTAAAAg CCGTATATGGAACGAAACTTGGTTGTCAAGCTTCTTCTACAAACCTTGTAACTATGAGTTATTTGTAAAGCAATCTTTGAACATGGAAATGGCAATTGTCATGGCAAGG GATTCTGGCATGGATTGGATCATCCATCTGGACACTGATGAACTGATACATCCAGCAGGAACACAGGAATACTCCATGAGGCAGTTGCTATCCGATGTGCCTGGAAATGTTGATATGGTTATTTTTCCAAATTAT GAAAGCAGTGTTGAGCGAGATGATATCACGGAGCCTTTCAGCGAG GTTTCAATGTTCAAGAAGAACTATGATCACCTTCCAAAGGATGTGTATTTTGGAAATTACAAAGACGCAACTCGTGGCAATCCTAACTATTTTCTTACTTATGGAAATGGGAAATCAGCTGCTAGGATTCAGGATCATCTCCGTCCTAATGGTGCACATAGATGGCACAACTATATGAAGACACCTAA TGAGATCAAGTTGGAAGAAGCTGCTGTTTTGCATTACACTTATACCAAATTTTCTGATTTGACTTCAAGGCGTGATCGGTGTGGCTGCAAACCTACAAAAGATGATGTAAAAAGATGTTTCATGCTGGACTTTGACAGAGCT GCTTTCATCATTGCTTCAACTGCAACTGAGGAAGAAATGCTTCAATG GTATCGTGAACGAATTGTGTGGACTGACAAAACACTAAACATGAAACTTATGAGGAAGGGCATCTTAACTCGCATTTATGCTCCCATG GCCATTATTCAAAGTCTGAGGGAAACTGGTGTTTTTAACTCTGTGATTGCAAAGGCTGCTCAGACAACAATATCGaaagacaattttttaaaatctgttGATAGTAGCAATGCAACTAGGAATGCCAGATCAGAAATGTTATCTTCTAGAAAAATTGATGCTGGCGGAGCATCCCAAGCGATTGCAAGAAGAATCTTGGAGGTTATAGATGATTCAATTCCCTCTGCAATCCCACCATTATCTCCACCCTACCATGACGACGCTGATGCCGACACTGACTTCCTTACATCCTAG
- the LOC11422711 gene encoding F-box/FBD/LRR-repeat protein At1g13570, giving the protein MTLSDQEDQIDRISDLPCNVIDGILSHLDIKDLVGTSILSKQWRYKWTKAPRLWFSEDFFEEYEDLEDLEDPVTYRIITDVLMQHQGPIDKFGLFISNDYKFEITIEHLDKWIPILSERNIKHLELVNHETHPDQMLYIVDLPCKELTYSKFLGFDLSIPPDFSGFERLLELHLLFVRFEPGAFESLISGCPLLKNLHFVLCKEFEYFDFAPPTLEVLLIEFNPKMKSICLKKANNLIDLALKATESCTFGLIKSLPKNIQRLSISSRRGIYKMQYANIIHPTLLKSSFSSMKYLKLGNVNFNDRGELLYIVSALQCAPGLVELIIQSYIDLSTVQVLDHSEELECSSDCLNNLRMVNIHVRAYRISQHAMSLIRFILANSTSLRTLTFIVCPGSKSLDAHRISQDLLRMERASQRAHVEFLLTDELENVGI; this is encoded by the exons ATGACTCTTTCCGATCAAGAGGATCAAATTGATCGAATCAGTGACTTACCATGCAATGTCATTGACGGCATCCTGTCACACTTGGACATCAAAGACCTAGTTGGGACTAGTATTTTGTCTAAACAGTGGAGGTATAAGTGGACTAAAGCCCCACGACTTTGGTTTAGTGAGGACTTTTTTGAAGAGTACGAGGATCTCGAAGATCTCGAAGATCCAGTAACTTATAGAATTATCACGGATGTTCTCATGCAGCACCAAGGGCCGATAGATAAGTTTGGTCTTTTCATATCTAATGACTACAAATTTGAGATCACAATTGAACACCTCGATAAGTGGATTCCGATTTTGTCAGAGAGGAATATTAAACATCTCGAGCTTGTGAACCACGAAACACATCCCGATCAAATGCTATATATTGTCGACCTCCCTTGTAAGGAATTGACGTACTCTAAGTTTTTAGGATTTGACTTGTCAATTCCACCTGATTTCTCTGGGTTTGAAAGATTGCTTGAACTTCACTTATTGTTTGTTAGATTCGAGCCCGGTGCATTCGAGAGTCTTATTTCTGGCTGTCCGTTACTTAAAAATCTTCATTTTGTATTATGTAAagaatttgaatattttgattttgctcCTCCTACTCTTGAAGTCTTATTGATAGAATTTAATCCAAAGATGAAGTCAATTTGTCTCAAGAAAGCAAATAATCTGATTGATCTTGCACTCAAAGCTACTGAGAGCTGCACATTTGGTTTGATCAAAAGTTTGCCAAAAAACATTCAAAGGCTTTCTATTAGTTCACGACGCGGTATTTACAAG atgCAGTATGCAAATATCATTCATCCAACGCTGCTAAAAAGCTCGTTCAGCTCCATGAAGTATCTGAAATTGGGTAATGTGAATTTCAATGATAGAGGAGAACTTTTGTATATTGTTAGTGCACTCCAATGCGCTCCTGGCTTGGTTGAACTTATTATACAG AGTTACATCGATCTTTCTACCGTACAAGTGTTGGATCATTCAGAGGAGTTAGAATGCAGTAGTGACTGCCTTAATAATCTGCGGATGGTGAATATCCATGTTAGAGCATATAGAATTTCTCAGCATGCAATGAGTTTGATACGTTTCATACTTGCAAATTCTACATCGTTAAGGACTCTTACTTTTATAGTTTGTCCTGGTTCAAAGAGTTTAGATGCACATAGAATTTCACAAGACTTGTTACGGATGGAACGAGCGTCACAAAGAGCACATGTTGAGTTTCTTCTTACTGATGAATTAGAGAATGTGGGTATTTGA